From the Litorilinea aerophila genome, one window contains:
- a CDS encoding hybrid sensor histidine kinase/response regulator, whose protein sequence is MVSQFQFRRTGKLRTTLLAGVGLILLAALGFLVVGVVSHISRLEREMWLERQLTEAQEAETALTHYLDHIVDATLSLAGLVSTDQAGSLEALYRGILHHDTVLLELIRVSAEGRTQVNVYRDRASLVEPFVPPQSRWYLAAKGGQAYFSDVYFTPQGMPYAIAAQPAADGGVVAARLDLAQLLTEVSRLQFGRTGQVYLVNQFGQVIAHPQVEYVQNQRSIADRPEFQAVLNGEAWSGVYTNLEGQRVLGTVRPLPETSWYIFTEIDYDEAVAASRNALLILGGLMLLFGWVVLFGTASLLERQLFRPLQRLQEGVERLGAGELSHRIRLHVRNELGELAWAFNRMAGELEARNQQLLAHAESLAAEVEERRRIQEELAIARDQALEASRLKSEFLATMSHEIRTPMNGIVGMTDLLAASPLSPEQADAVETIRTSAHALLTIINDVLDFSKIEAGKLVMEFQDFDLRKLVDEVADLLAARACEKGVDLLTFVEPGLPPYVRGDSVRLRQVLLNLMGNAVKFTRQGEVVVRITSQPPGPGDGPIQPRLHVAVQDTGPGLPETVLTHLFEPFVQGDASTTRRFGGTGLGLAISRRLVELMGGEIGVESVPGQGSTFWFTLPLVAGTASTDAAPETSPDLSGIRVVAVIRHPLERQILQQYLRAWGVCHAITGDLEEALASLRRACPAEQVTVALLDAAWPSVEEPGFLVRLRQEMPPGEAHLVVPHRVDQRLRVAQWQADGAFACLAKPLHQSRLLDTLANAADRTHSRRVGLPTPSPTQTPESFPASRAGEQAPLILLAEDNLVNQKVARRMLERLGYRVHLAANGKEAVQAALHLACDLILMDCQMPEMDGFEATRAIRAAEHGRRKPIPIVAMTANAMESDRQACLAAGMDDFLAKPVRLEDLKALLERWLAQSVEGEPPPVNGLPAGEASATQAGASSR, encoded by the coding sequence ATGGTTTCCCAGTTTCAATTTCGTCGTACCGGTAAATTGCGCACCACGTTGCTGGCGGGCGTGGGCCTGATCTTGCTCGCTGCCCTGGGCTTCCTGGTCGTTGGGGTGGTGAGCCACATTTCTCGGCTGGAACGGGAGATGTGGCTGGAGCGCCAGTTGACCGAGGCCCAGGAGGCGGAAACCGCCCTCACCCACTACCTGGACCACATCGTGGATGCCACCCTGAGCCTGGCCGGCCTGGTATCGACCGATCAGGCGGGGTCGTTGGAAGCCTTGTACCGTGGCATTCTACACCACGACACCGTTCTGCTGGAATTGATCCGGGTTTCCGCCGAGGGCCGAACCCAGGTGAACGTCTATCGGGACCGGGCCTCCCTGGTGGAGCCCTTCGTTCCACCCCAGTCCCGCTGGTACCTCGCGGCCAAAGGAGGGCAGGCCTATTTCAGCGATGTCTACTTCACGCCCCAGGGCATGCCCTATGCCATCGCTGCCCAACCAGCCGCGGATGGCGGCGTGGTGGCGGCCCGACTGGATCTGGCCCAGCTGTTGACGGAGGTCAGCCGCCTCCAGTTCGGTCGGACCGGCCAGGTCTACCTGGTCAATCAGTTTGGCCAGGTGATCGCCCATCCCCAGGTCGAGTACGTGCAGAATCAGCGTTCCATCGCCGACCGGCCCGAATTTCAGGCGGTGCTGAACGGGGAGGCGTGGAGTGGGGTCTACACCAACCTGGAAGGGCAGCGGGTGTTGGGGACGGTGCGCCCTCTGCCCGAGACGTCCTGGTACATCTTCACAGAGATAGACTACGACGAAGCTGTGGCTGCCAGCCGCAATGCCCTGCTGATTTTGGGAGGGCTGATGTTGCTCTTTGGCTGGGTGGTCCTGTTCGGGACTGCCTCCCTGTTGGAGCGTCAGCTCTTCCGGCCCCTGCAACGGCTGCAGGAAGGGGTGGAACGCCTCGGCGCCGGCGAACTGAGCCATCGCATCCGCCTGCATGTCCGCAACGAGCTGGGCGAGCTGGCCTGGGCCTTCAACCGCATGGCAGGCGAGCTGGAAGCCCGAAACCAGCAGCTCCTGGCCCATGCCGAATCTCTGGCAGCCGAGGTGGAGGAGCGGCGGCGGATCCAGGAGGAGCTGGCCATTGCCCGGGATCAGGCCCTGGAGGCTTCCCGCCTGAAGTCCGAATTTCTGGCTACCATGAGCCATGAGATCCGCACGCCCATGAATGGCATCGTGGGCATGACCGACCTGCTGGCCGCGAGTCCCCTCTCGCCGGAGCAGGCCGACGCGGTGGAGACCATCCGCACCAGTGCCCACGCCCTGCTGACCATCATCAACGACGTGCTGGATTTTTCCAAGATCGAGGCCGGCAAGTTGGTGATGGAATTCCAGGATTTTGACCTGCGCAAGCTGGTGGACGAAGTGGCGGATCTCCTGGCGGCCCGGGCCTGCGAAAAGGGGGTTGACCTGCTCACCTTTGTCGAGCCTGGGCTGCCCCCCTATGTTCGGGGCGACTCAGTTCGGCTCCGTCAGGTGCTCCTGAATCTGATGGGTAACGCCGTCAAGTTCACCCGACAGGGAGAGGTGGTGGTACGGATCACAAGCCAGCCGCCCGGACCAGGGGACGGCCCGATCCAGCCCCGTCTCCATGTGGCTGTTCAGGATACGGGACCTGGCCTCCCCGAGACCGTGTTGACCCACCTCTTTGAGCCCTTCGTCCAGGGGGATGCCTCCACCACCCGACGCTTCGGCGGGACGGGCCTGGGGCTGGCCATTTCCCGGCGCCTGGTGGAGCTGATGGGTGGCGAGATTGGGGTAGAAAGTGTGCCCGGCCAGGGCAGCACCTTCTGGTTTACCCTGCCCCTGGTGGCCGGCACAGCCTCCACCGACGCCGCGCCCGAGACTTCCCCTGACCTGAGCGGCATCCGGGTCGTGGCGGTTATCCGCCATCCCCTGGAGCGGCAGATTTTGCAGCAGTACCTTCGGGCATGGGGCGTCTGCCACGCCATTACCGGCGATCTGGAGGAGGCCCTGGCATCGTTGCGACGGGCCTGTCCGGCAGAGCAGGTCACCGTGGCGCTGTTGGACGCAGCCTGGCCCTCCGTAGAAGAGCCTGGTTTCCTGGTCAGGCTGCGGCAGGAAATGCCGCCGGGAGAGGCGCACCTGGTGGTCCCCCATCGAGTGGACCAGCGACTTCGCGTCGCCCAGTGGCAGGCTGACGGGGCCTTCGCCTGCCTGGCCAAACCGCTCCACCAATCCCGGCTGCTGGACACCCTGGCCAACGCCGCCGACCGTACCCATAGCCGCCGGGTTGGGCTGCCCACGCCGTCGCCGACCCAAACCCCGGAGAGCTTCCCGGCCAGCCGCGCCGGCGAGCAAGCTCCCCTCATTCTGCTGGCCGAGGACAACCTGGTCAACCAGAAGGTGGCCCGCCGCATGTTGGAACGGCTGGGCTATCGAGTCCATCTGGCAGCCAACGGCAAAGAAGCTGTACAGGCAGCCCTTCACCTGGCCTGCGATCTGATCTTGATGGATTGCCAGATGCCCGAAATGGACGGTTTCGAGGCGACCCGGGCCATCCGGGCGGCGGAACATGGGCGTCGAAAGCCGATTCCCATCGTCGCCATGACGGCCAATGCCATGGAGAGCGACCGGCAGGCCTGTCTGGCGGCGGGCATGGACGATTTCCTGGCCAAGCCCGTGCGCCTGGAGGATCTGAAGGCTCTCTTGGAGCGCTGGCTGGCCCAGTCGGTGGAAGGGGAACCGCCACCCGTGAATGGTCTGCCGGCCGGAGAGGCTTCTGCGACCCAGGCCGGGGCGAGTTCCCGGTAG
- a CDS encoding ABC transporter substrate-binding protein codes for MTMLATGCLGVRAAPPGATPTASPALTVYGWAGYMPQSILDDFTAEFGVPVTYLEFAGYRQALAEIRAGQVYDVVVLSNDGVASASAENLLAPLDPAAVPNTKNLSPNFRDLVYDPGNHYSVPFQWGTTGLLVRTDLVAGPVDSWTALWDPAYAGRVAIWDMPRDVIGMTLKSLGYSLNSEDPAELEAAAARLAELQGRVLILDSTVATLAPELVSGRIVLAMGWGYDYLAAREEVETVDYVLPREGTLLWVDHLTIPANSPHREQAQQFINFILRPEISARMVNELAVATPNELARPYIDPALLANPGVYPPLEALEHAELFLPLNAATLERYDQIWQQFRSAGATVAP; via the coding sequence ATGACGATGCTGGCTACCGGCTGCCTGGGCGTACGGGCCGCACCCCCCGGCGCGACACCCACAGCCTCGCCGGCCCTTACCGTCTACGGCTGGGCCGGCTACATGCCCCAGTCCATCCTGGACGATTTCACGGCCGAGTTCGGTGTGCCGGTGACCTATCTGGAATTTGCGGGCTACCGGCAGGCCCTGGCTGAGATCCGGGCCGGCCAGGTCTACGACGTGGTGGTTTTGAGCAATGATGGGGTCGCCAGCGCCTCGGCTGAAAACTTGCTGGCACCGCTGGATCCGGCGGCTGTGCCCAACACGAAAAACCTCTCACCCAATTTTCGGGACCTGGTCTACGATCCCGGGAACCACTACTCGGTTCCCTTCCAGTGGGGCACCACGGGGCTGCTGGTTCGCACCGATCTGGTGGCCGGCCCGGTGGACAGTTGGACTGCACTCTGGGATCCGGCCTATGCCGGCCGGGTAGCCATCTGGGACATGCCCCGAGATGTGATCGGTATGACCCTGAAATCCCTGGGCTATTCCCTGAATTCTGAGGACCCTGCTGAACTGGAGGCCGCGGCCGCCCGCCTGGCAGAGTTGCAAGGCCGTGTGCTCATTCTGGACAGCACCGTCGCCACCCTGGCCCCGGAGCTGGTATCTGGCCGAATCGTGCTGGCCATGGGCTGGGGCTACGATTACCTGGCGGCCCGGGAAGAAGTGGAGACGGTGGACTATGTGCTGCCGCGGGAAGGAACCCTGCTGTGGGTAGACCATCTGACCATCCCGGCCAACAGCCCCCATCGGGAACAGGCCCAGCAATTCATCAACTTTATCCTGCGACCGGAGATCAGCGCGCGGATGGTCAACGAGCTGGCCGTGGCAACACCCAATGAGCTGGCCCGGCCCTACATCGATCCGGCCCTACTGGCCAACCCAGGGGTATACCCTCCCCTGGAGGCGCTGGAGCACGCCGAGCTCTTCCTGCCCCTGAATGCTGCTACCCTGGAGCGCTACGACCAGATCTGGCAGCAGTTCCGGTCGGCCGGGGCGACCGTGGCGCCGTGA